The genomic region TCTTGCACTGTTCGCCGCAACGATGCTCCCCACAGCCGTGCTGGGACAAACTACGACCTGGACAACGAACGGTTATAAGGTCCTGAAAAATGGGACGCCATTTTTTATGAAAGGGGTCGATTATGCACCCGTGCCGATCGGTGCCGTACCCGACAACTCTCCGTACGGAGATTATTTTACTCCGAATCAGGCTGCATTCTTCAATCGTGACATCCCGGCTATGCGGGATATGGGGGTCAACTGCATTCGGTTGTATGCCGGTTCACCGGCCAATAGTGCCAATTATGGCGATTTCCTTAATGCCCTCTATAATGGAGGTGACAGGCCGATTTATGTCATCATGACGTCGTTTATCAATGCCGGCGATATGTTAAACGCTTCCGCCGTTGCCGGCTATGTGAACGACTACACGACAATGGCGCAGAACTTGAAAAATTATCCAGCGGTCATGGGATTTTCCATTGGAAATGAGCTCAATTCCGGTGGTTCGATCGATTCTCCCGATTTTTGGGCTAATATGGATAAAATCGCTGCCGCCGTGCGAACCAATGCTCCGGACAAACTGACCATCGTTGCCATGGTCGATGACGGAAACGATACCTTGAAAGCCGGGATCGGCAAGATTCCCCACATCATGTGTTGGGGACTCAATGTGTATCGTGGACCGGATTGGGGTGGAACCGGAAACAACATATTTACTCAGTATGGCCAACTGACAGCTTCGGACGTCAAACCGCTGATCATCACAGAATATGGTACTCCCGCCTCCACGCGGCAAAATCCCGGGGGCGAATCCACCGATATTATTTTATTGCCCAATAATGCTCAGGCGCAAGGTGATTTCCTCGTGACGCAATGGCAGGGCATGGCCGCCAATGCCGACTCGTCGACACAAGTCTCCTGCGGCGGTATGATTTTCGATTGGGTGGATGAATGGTGGAAGGCTGGCAATCCTTCTTTACATGATCCCGGCCCGAACAATGCCTATCAAGGTGGTGCTTTTGCTGGCGGCTATTGGGATGAAGAATGGTTTGGCATCAATGGTGTCACAACCGGCAGCCCGGGAACGCTTGAACCGCGGGCTGCCATCACGTCCCTCAAGACGGAATGGAGCAAAACGAGTCATGATGGAAGTGAAATCTATGGTAACACCACCGCCGCTATCGCGGGGTCCGTATCTGCTATCAATTCTGTTGTGATCGAAGAGGAGTAAGTGATGCTCGAGCAGCCAGCATGGCGCTGGAAAATGCTCCGGTTCGATATATGGCGCAACGCATGTCGTGAATAACGCTAAACGTTGCTTGGTTTCACGAGGAGCCGGCCCCGAAACAATGTTGATTTCGTCAGGTCGGTTCCGAAACCAGGCACTTTTGATATAGGCGGCAAGCCGTTTTGCTATGACAGTATTGCCTTCAACCGTTGGGTGAATGTCCTGGGGGTAGAAGAGCTGAAGATGGTATCGTTGGGCTTGCTCGAAATCGGGTTTCAGGTTGATGACCGGCACGTTTGGCGCAACGCGAGAAAACGTTTTCCAAATAAGATACAGCGGCAGTTCCGGATCAAGTGCGGAGTCTCCAAGCGTCTTTGCCGCTTTGGCGACAAGCTGTGACGACAACATGAGTCGCGAAGGGGCTAACACGACAACGATCTTTTTCGTTTTGGCAAGTTGATTCAGATGACGGGCAAAGATGACGAGTTCAGCAAAGGCCAGACCAAGTTCGCTTTGATGTTGCGGACTCATGGCAAGTGCTTCGTTAGCTAAGACCGAGTTGAACACTGCATCAGGTTTCGATGCTGCCAGGCGATTGTAGCCAATGCGCGAAACGCCGGGAAGGAACTTCCCCTGTGTCAGCTCATCGTAATAGTATTCAATAAAATCAAACATACGTACGGGATAGCGTGATACAACTCCTTCTACCCGTTTGATATTGGTTTTGATGTTGGCCGGCAGATTGCGCATGGCAAAATTGAGCGGAGCGTTTTGGGGAATCATATCTGAAACTGGGTCGATCGTATCGTTGCCCGTATAAATAGAGAATATCGCCCCATCCCATTCTAACTCATTGGTCCAATGCTCCTGGCTTTTGTCATATTGGGCAAAGGACACCATGGGTTCCCCAAGGTTGACTATACGAACGGACTGTGTGTTCGGTCTAGAATGTTCGTGGTTGAGCAAGTCTTGTGTTTGTGCAGCCGGTGTCAGCTGTGACGTCGTGATGCCAAATGCAAACGAATCGCCAAAATACAAGATTCTTTTCTCGCCGTTTGGACGTTTCAACGGAATGTTTTGCTCATTATAATTGAGTGTATCCAAGCAGGCCATACCGTTTCGAGATTTGTCGTCCACCCGTAAGAAAGCCGCTTCATAGATGCGAAAAAGCCCATCGCAAACGGCCAGGCAGACAACAAACGACACAAGCATAATACACGCACCCGAAAGTGCGGAGTAGAGTTTATTCATACGTGCAATTGGGGTCGGAGTTGGAAAGATACTACGTCTCTCGGGCGCAGCAGACGAATACTCTCAATGCTAAGAGTTTGATAGGTCTTTCCTACTTGGGACTGTGTTTGGTTACATGGAAACGTCAGATTGTGAGGAGGGGGAGATGAGGGGGGCGATGACGGTTTGGAAAACGGCCAAACGTTGCGGGGTCTCTGCTGGGGCGGGACCGGTTTGAACAGGTGCCAGTGGCGTGTGCAGCCAAGCGTTTGCAATATAATCAGCAAGGCGATGCGCAATGACGGTATTCCCTTCAATAGTAGGGTGAATATCCTTGGGATAAAAAAGAGATGCCCCTGCGTGTTGCGCTTGTTCGAAGTCCGGTTTGAGATTGAGCACCGGAATATGTGGAACCACGACAGCAAAAGTTTTCCAGATAAGATACAGCGGCAGTTCCGGGTCCAAGTCGGAAATACCGGCCTGGGTTGCGGCTTGCGCAGCAAGAGTCGGAGAAAGCATGAGTCTCGACGGCGCGAGAAGAACAACAACATCCTTGGTTTTGCCTAGCGTCCCAACATCCTGAGCAAAATGAATGAGATCGACAAACGAGGGAATGAGTTGGGGTTGATACGCAGGACTCATTGCCCGCGCTTCGTCGGCGAGAATAGCATTGAAAAGTGGATCAGGTTTTTCGGAAGCAAGTAAATTGTATCCTGCAGGTCGGTTGCCGAGAAGCACATTGCCTTCCTTTGCTCTGGTGTACAGAAAACGCACAAAATCAAACATACGGAAAGGAAAATATGCCTCGACGCCTTGCAGGCGTTTGGCGCCGGTCTTGATGTTGGCGGGTTGGTCTCGCATGAAAAAATTGCGGGGGGCGTTGTCCGGAATGATGCCTGAAACCGGGTCAAGGGTGTCATTGCCTGTATAAATGGAGAAGACGGCCCCGTCCCATTCAAGTTTGCTCGTCCAATGTTTGAGGCTTTCATCATATTGCGCAAACGATACCGTGGGCTCACCCAGGTTAATGATCTGGGCAGCCGTGGTATCAGCAGTTTTTGATACGTTTTGAAGCAGGGATTGCGTTTGTCCCGCCGGGGT from Desulfovibrio inopinatus DSM 10711 harbors:
- a CDS encoding SGNH/GDSL hydrolase family protein, which gives rise to MGKFSSAFFAGLTVIASLLISLVVFDGLFRVYETWYIKPKEEPQAGFARLDDLNYNEDNVSVVRPADQLRILYFGDSFAFGITTPPFTPAGQTQSLLQNVSKTADTTAAQIINLGEPTVSFAQYDESLKHWTSKLEWDGAVFSIYTGNDTLDPVSGIIPDNAPRNFFMRDQPANIKTGAKRLQGVEAYFPFRMFDFVRFLYTRAKEGNVLLGNRPAGYNLLASEKPDPLFNAILADEARAMSPAYQPQLIPSFVDLIHFAQDVGTLGKTKDVVVLLAPSRLMLSPTLAAQAATQAGISDLDPELPLYLIWKTFAVVVPHIPVLNLKPDFEQAQHAGASLFYPKDIHPTIEGNTVIAHRLADYIANAWLHTPLAPVQTGPAPAETPQRLAVFQTVIAPLISPSSQSDVSM